In the genome of Patescibacteria group bacterium, one region contains:
- a CDS encoding GNAT family N-acetyltransferase, giving the protein MIRPESASGKMLYRDQDEILSMLESGHSTFIRDGAGMPVSFCGFYEFDQYIEVGSTITNPEFRGRGLATECLYRVLDAIQCSGKEIVAFCNDGSAGLFAKAGFSERPKAEMPDEALAFCADCAESQTFPGCHCRYMVFGHRVVQGRGVWHTIIEDPAGGQLKKVAELYCQVWAEPPWDEYDWDLAEVETELSEASSDPATAFFVSMVRGEVNGFTIGYPMDKTALAAKAGGEQLGHLCEDRRQVFYVAELGVAKESRCHGTGIMLSELLSARARSLGYSRLILRTHIKAAPARALYARLGFVDTGIPDANYPDRTYWVYDE; this is encoded by the coding sequence ATGATCCGGCCCGAGTCAGCGTCTGGAAAGATGCTGTACCGCGATCAAGACGAGATTCTCTCAATGCTCGAATCCGGACATAGCACGTTCATCCGAGATGGCGCCGGTATGCCGGTGTCATTCTGCGGCTTCTATGAGTTCGACCAATACATCGAGGTCGGCTCTACGATCACGAATCCGGAATTTCGCGGGCGTGGGCTTGCCACCGAGTGCCTTTACCGGGTGCTGGATGCCATTCAGTGTTCCGGGAAGGAGATAGTGGCATTCTGCAACGATGGCTCAGCTGGTCTCTTTGCGAAAGCCGGATTCAGCGAACGGCCAAAGGCCGAGATGCCGGACGAAGCGCTAGCTTTTTGCGCAGACTGTGCGGAGAGCCAAACATTCCCAGGATGTCACTGCCGCTACATGGTATTTGGGCATCGAGTTGTGCAGGGAAGGGGCGTCTGGCACACGATCATCGAAGACCCGGCAGGCGGCCAGCTTAAAAAGGTGGCAGAGCTTTACTGCCAAGTCTGGGCGGAGCCGCCTTGGGACGAGTACGACTGGGATCTGGCCGAGGTTGAGACCGAACTTAGTGAAGCGTCAAGTGATCCAGCAACGGCATTCTTTGTGAGTATGGTCCGTGGAGAAGTCAACGGCTTCACCATAGGCTACCCGATGGACAAGACGGCGCTTGCGGCGAAAGCCGGAGGAGAACAACTTGGCCATCTGTGCGAAGATCGCAGGCAGGTCTTCTATGTGGCCGAACTGGGAGTGGCGAAAGAATCCCGGTGCCATGGCACGGGAATCATGCTATCAGAGCTACTCTCTGCCAGGGCAAGGTCTCTCGGGTACAGCCGGCTGATCCTGCGTACTCACATAAAGGCCGCCCCCGCCAGGGCGTTGTATGCCAGGCTGGGGTTTGTCGATACCGGCATTCCTGACGCAAACTACCCCGATCGCACATACTGGGTTTACGACGAATAG
- a CDS encoding type II toxin-antitoxin system death-on-curing family toxin, with protein sequence MIFPISLNEVELISHRMAKEMLRWNEPIPDFSTRYPNVLESCLSTPFQTYNKRNLYRGLVPQAAALFYLMIKNHPFQNGNKRVAITTLFVFLSKNGKWIRVDSQELYNLAVWVAGSPPAFREEVVAAIEKFLKKNIVDK encoded by the coding sequence ATGATATTCCCAATCTCATTAAACGAGGTTGAGCTTATTTCTCACCGAATGGCAAAAGAAATGCTTCGCTGGAATGAACCAATTCCTGATTTCTCCACCCGCTATCCCAATGTGCTTGAATCTTGCCTATCTACACCATTTCAAACCTATAATAAGCGAAATCTTTACCGCGGCCTTGTGCCACAAGCTGCAGCTTTGTTTTATCTGATGATTAAAAACCACCCGTTTCAGAATGGGAATAAAAGGGTGGCGATCACGACTTTGTTCGTATTTTTATCGAAAAATGGCAAATGGATCCGCGTCGATTCGCAAGAACTATACAATCTCGCTGTCTGGGTAGCCGGCTCTCCGCCTGCTTTTCGTGAAGAAGTAGTTGCCGCAATTGAAAAATTCCTTAAGAAAAATATTGTTGATAAATAG
- a CDS encoding glycosyltransferase, giving the protein MNPKLSIVIPAYKEEKNIYKTLKNIVDTHDVLEYSYEVVVVVDGSPDNTLKEAKKIKNKNVRIFSYEKNHGKGHALKYGTKMAKGDIVTFTDAGGDFDPAQFDKFVKLLEIFDADFVIGSKRHPASKVNYPKKRRVYSWIYHKMIRFLFGLNVTDTQAGLKFIKRNVAKDIMPRVLVKQYAFDLEMLVIAHQLGYRRIFEAPVELDFNAAGSGINFKAIKKMVTDTMAIFYRAKILDYYRKQK; this is encoded by the coding sequence ATGAATCCTAAACTTTCTATTGTAATTCCTGCCTACAAAGAGGAAAAAAATATCTATAAAACATTAAAAAACATCGTTGATACGCATGATGTACTTGAATATAGCTACGAGGTGGTCGTAGTTGTAGACGGATCACCTGATAACACATTGAAAGAAGCCAAAAAAATTAAGAACAAGAATGTGAGAATATTCAGTTACGAAAAAAACCATGGGAAGGGGCACGCGTTAAAATACGGGACCAAAATGGCAAAAGGTGACATTGTAACCTTTACAGATGCCGGCGGAGATTTTGATCCTGCGCAATTCGATAAATTTGTAAAACTTCTGGAAATTTTCGATGCCGATTTCGTGATAGGATCCAAAAGGCATCCGGCATCAAAAGTGAATTACCCTAAAAAAAGAAGGGTTTATTCTTGGATTTACCACAAAATGATTCGCTTTCTTTTCGGGCTCAATGTTACCGATACCCAGGCAGGGCTAAAATTTATAAAAAGGAATGTGGCAAAAGACATTATGCCGCGAGTTTTAGTTAAACAATACGCTTTTGATCTCGAGATGTTGGTGATTGCGCACCAACTGGGATATCGAAGAATATTTGAGGCACCGGTAGAACTAGACTTCAATGCGGCTGGGAGTGGAATTAATTTTAAAGCAATTAAGAAAATGGTTACGGATACAATGGCAATTTTCTATCGTGCTAAAATCCTGGATTATTATCGTAAACAAAAATAG
- the galU gene encoding UTP--glucose-1-phosphate uridylyltransferase GalU, which produces MMRKITKAVIPAAGLGTRFLPATIAQPKEMLTIVDKPVIQFVVEEAVESGIKDILIITGRSKRAIEDHFDPSYELEEMLQRKNNEELLLTLDRISNLANIHFIRQRRQRGLADAIYQAKTFIGDEPFAVLLGDTIIDSSDEKTHNLSKMASLYEETGKSVVALERVSKAQISRYGIAGGKMLDKQVMEIDELVEKPDLVDAPSNLAIASRYIFATGIFSLVEKTKPGVNGEIQITDSMKFLAEAGEILGYIISGRRHDIGNKVDFVKTNLDFALKRKDTKAEIKKYIREILKGEK; this is translated from the coding sequence ATGATGAGAAAGATAACAAAAGCGGTCATTCCGGCGGCTGGTCTTGGTACCCGTTTTTTGCCGGCCACCATTGCGCAACCGAAAGAAATGCTGACAATTGTTGACAAGCCAGTGATTCAATTTGTGGTCGAAGAAGCGGTCGAAAGCGGAATTAAAGATATCCTCATTATCACCGGCCGAAGCAAGAGAGCAATCGAGGACCATTTCGATCCATCGTATGAGCTCGAAGAAATGCTTCAAAGGAAAAACAATGAAGAGCTTCTTTTGACACTTGATCGAATTTCAAATCTCGCCAATATCCATTTTATTCGCCAAAGGCGCCAGAGAGGTCTAGCAGATGCAATATATCAAGCCAAAACTTTTATTGGCGACGAGCCATTTGCCGTCCTCTTAGGGGATACAATCATTGATTCGAGTGATGAAAAAACCCACAATCTATCAAAAATGGCTTCGCTTTATGAAGAAACAGGGAAATCCGTAGTTGCTCTCGAGCGAGTTTCGAAGGCACAAATTTCGCGTTATGGAATAGCTGGCGGAAAAATGCTCGACAAACAGGTGATGGAGATTGACGAACTGGTCGAAAAGCCGGACCTGGTTGATGCTCCGTCGAATCTAGCGATCGCCTCACGCTATATTTTTGCAACTGGCATTTTTAGCCTGGTCGAGAAAACTAAACCCGGTGTCAATGGGGAGATTCAGATTACCGATAGTATGAAATTTCTCGCCGAAGCGGGAGAAATACTTGGTTATATCATCAGCGGCCGCCGGCATGACATCGGCAATAAGGTTGATTTCGTCAAAACAAATCTTGATTTTGCCTTAAAGCGCAAAGATACAAAAGCAGAGATCAAAAAATATATTAGAGAAATTTTGAAAGGTGAAAAATGA
- a CDS encoding M20/M25/M40 family metallo-hydrolase, whose protein sequence is MDLEILKKLVEFDTRSENTNLPLIYYCQKKFEEYGFETRIWGKDNKANLFAFKPAYGSRIVLSAHTDTVPPGEGWNSDPFKLEQNEDSIIGLGIADMKIFIAIMLKLAQANLAKNLAFLLTYNEETDFEGAKLIDRKIIGKSDYLIIGEPTGGKIITNSKGLVAYELELTGKGGHGSEPENGVSSILDSSKFILELSKGFKEIQEKNKDDSFVNPLPTLNFGTISGGEAINSIPVGTNLSFEIRTTNAAVEKIFNELIKKTSKSLKSSVSFTKKISLNPFVSSGKVVKIIKKSGLPVEKGPSYATEANILADICPNAVIFGPGEIKYAHKENEKISFKGIVKYKKDLTYLISVLK, encoded by the coding sequence ATGGATCTGGAAATCTTAAAAAAGTTAGTAGAGTTTGACACAAGATCGGAAAATACGAATTTGCCGCTAATTTATTATTGCCAAAAGAAATTTGAAGAGTATGGTTTTGAAACGCGAATATGGGGAAAGGACAACAAAGCAAATTTATTTGCATTCAAGCCTGCTTATGGCAGTAGAATTGTACTTTCGGCGCATACCGACACCGTCCCGCCCGGCGAAGGTTGGAATTCGGACCCATTCAAGCTTGAACAAAATGAAGATTCGATAATTGGGTTGGGTATTGCCGACATGAAAATTTTTATTGCGATCATGCTTAAATTGGCTCAAGCTAATTTAGCCAAAAATTTAGCCTTTCTTCTAACTTACAACGAAGAAACCGATTTCGAAGGGGCAAAATTAATTGATAGAAAAATTATCGGCAAAAGCGATTATTTAATCATTGGAGAACCGACTGGCGGGAAGATTATTACAAATTCTAAGGGTCTTGTCGCATATGAGCTGGAATTGACCGGAAAAGGAGGCCACGGAAGCGAACCGGAAAATGGAGTCTCCAGCATATTAGACTCATCAAAATTTATTTTAGAATTGTCGAAAGGATTTAAAGAAATTCAAGAAAAAAACAAAGATGATTCATTTGTAAATCCACTGCCTACTTTGAATTTTGGCACAATTTCTGGCGGAGAAGCTATAAACAGCATACCGGTTGGGACAAATTTGTCGTTTGAAATCAGAACCACAAATGCAGCAGTTGAAAAAATATTTAATGAACTAATCAAAAAGACATCCAAATCTTTAAAATCCTCAGTAAGTTTCACGAAAAAAATATCGCTGAATCCGTTCGTGTCTTCTGGTAAAGTGGTAAAAATTATCAAAAAATCTGGGTTGCCTGTCGAAAAAGGGCCATCATACGCCACAGAGGCTAATATTTTGGCGGATATATGTCCAAATGCTGTTATCTTTGGGCCAGGGGAGATTAAATACGCACATAAAGAGAATGAGAAAATCAGTTTCAAAGGGATTGTTAAATACAAAAAAGATTTGACATATCTGATTAGTGTGTTAAAGTAA
- a CDS encoding oligosaccharide flippase family protein translates to MNEAKKLLKSSSIVFIGTLIASLFSYLFNMMMGRLLGPTEYGEMTALMSLQTIIAVASGAILTISMRYSGELFNERYFDALKKLFLFLTKYLLLIGVGIFLVCLLFLKPIANFFSINSLMPISIVLSGVIFSLLIVINKGYFQGLQKFRSLASINILEMALRLGLGLALVMAGLKLNGAVSAIVLATIIAYSISFLPIKRMFNKIKFHDGHSFKFDKKEIISYTWPTLIASLFLVASLNIDIILVKHYFDPQSAGLYAAISTVAKIILYVTAPIASVMFPMVSERKVKGDKHYQIFLFSIIITLIGAFAVLAIYMIMPGKVVSILYGPDYVSAYTLLPEVGLFVLFYSMVNLMANYYMVIKNFFFLILYFIVLVAQIVMVSYWHPSILAVIRTFILMNGVLFALLMGYYVYTKKEALLAIFKSENES, encoded by the coding sequence ATGAATGAAGCCAAAAAATTACTTAAAAGCAGTTCAATTGTCTTTATCGGGACATTGATTGCCAGTTTATTTTCCTACCTGTTCAATATGATGATGGGGCGGCTTTTGGGTCCGACGGAATATGGCGAGATGACAGCCCTAATGTCATTGCAAACTATTATTGCCGTAGCTAGCGGCGCAATTTTGACCATCTCGATGAGATACTCCGGAGAATTATTCAACGAACGATATTTTGATGCATTAAAAAAATTGTTTTTGTTTCTCACAAAATATCTACTTTTGATCGGTGTTGGAATATTTTTGGTTTGCCTTTTGTTTCTAAAGCCTATCGCGAATTTCTTTTCTATCAATTCACTCATGCCAATTTCAATTGTGTTATCAGGAGTAATATTCTCTCTGCTTATTGTAATTAACAAAGGATATTTTCAGGGCCTCCAAAAATTTAGAAGCCTGGCTTCAATCAACATCTTAGAAATGGCCCTCCGGCTTGGATTGGGCTTAGCACTGGTGATGGCAGGTTTAAAATTAAACGGAGCGGTCAGTGCCATAGTACTAGCCACCATAATTGCATATTCCATTTCGTTTTTGCCGATAAAGCGAATGTTTAATAAAATAAAATTCCATGATGGGCACTCTTTTAAATTCGATAAAAAGGAAATAATATCCTACACTTGGCCAACACTGATTGCGTCTTTATTTCTTGTTGCTTCGCTCAATATCGATATTATTCTGGTTAAACATTATTTTGATCCGCAAAGCGCTGGCTTATACGCTGCCATCTCGACGGTTGCCAAGATTATTCTTTATGTAACAGCACCGATTGCGAGCGTCATGTTCCCAATGGTATCAGAGCGAAAAGTCAAAGGTGACAAACATTATCAGATCTTTCTTTTTTCGATCATAATCACGCTAATCGGGGCATTTGCTGTGCTTGCCATTTATATGATAATGCCAGGCAAGGTGGTATCAATTTTATATGGGCCTGATTATGTTTCTGCATACACGCTTCTTCCCGAGGTTGGTTTGTTTGTTTTGTTCTATTCCATGGTTAATCTTATGGCAAATTACTATATGGTCATCAAAAACTTCTTTTTCTTAATTCTTTATTTCATCGTGCTTGTAGCTCAGATTGTCATGGTTTCGTATTGGCACCCAAGCATTCTTGCGGTAATTCGTACATTTATCTTGATGAATGGTGTTTTATTCGCTTTGCTTATGGGGTATTATGTTTACACGAAGAAAGAAGCGCTGCTAGCAATATTTAAGAGTGAAAATGAATCCTAA
- a CDS encoding DedA family protein — protein sequence MITALIDILANFVVNTIHVLGAPGLFFLMFIESCGIPMPSEVIMPFSGFLVADHVMNFWLVVVVGALGNLAGSLLAYWIGWRGGRPLIEKYGKYILISKHDLDRADVWFQKYGDATTFVGRILPIVRTYISFPAGISKMEIKKFSFYTFIGALIWSAALTWGGVILGENWELIRAKLHTFDTAILIIIIVLIALYIYRHIRNIKKAN from the coding sequence ATGATAACTGCACTTATCGATATTCTTGCAAATTTTGTTGTGAATACTATTCATGTTCTGGGCGCTCCAGGACTATTTTTCTTAATGTTTATCGAATCCTGTGGGATTCCGATGCCCTCCGAGGTTATAATGCCATTCTCGGGCTTTCTGGTGGCCGACCATGTGATGAACTTCTGGCTTGTTGTCGTTGTTGGCGCACTCGGGAACCTTGCAGGTTCTTTATTGGCCTACTGGATTGGTTGGCGAGGCGGCCGTCCACTTATCGAAAAATATGGCAAATATATCTTGATCTCCAAGCATGATCTTGATCGCGCTGACGTCTGGTTTCAAAAATACGGCGATGCAACAACTTTTGTCGGGAGGATTTTGCCTATCGTTCGCACCTACATTTCATTTCCTGCGGGGATTTCGAAAATGGAGATCAAAAAATTTTCATTTTACACATTTATCGGAGCTCTTATTTGGAGTGCGGCGCTTACTTGGGGAGGGGTTATTCTTGGCGAGAATTGGGAATTGATTCGGGCAAAATTGCACACTTTCGATACGGCAATATTGATCATAATTATTGTCCTGATTGCACTTTATATATATCGGCATATTCGCAATATCAAAAAGGCAAATTAG
- a CDS encoding helix-turn-helix domain-containing protein yields the protein MQHDYVSTIEAAKITGLNRTQIFRLIKVGKLPAARIGRNYIIKKDDLGILTAEITPKEKKNIEHSVDKVFEEYGDVLKKLGEE from the coding sequence ATGCAACACGATTATGTTTCGACAATTGAAGCGGCAAAAATCACAGGTTTGAACAGAACCCAGATTTTTCGCTTGATCAAGGTGGGCAAACTCCCAGCCGCTCGTATTGGGCGCAATTATATCATCAAAAAAGATGATCTCGGAATTTTGACTGCAGAAATTACGCCAAAAGAGAAGAAAAACATCGAACACTCGGTAGATAAGGTTTTTGAAGAGTATGGCGATGTGCTTAAAAAACTGGGGGAGGAATGA
- a CDS encoding GNAT family protein translates to MYGPKIKFAYDRGEKSGGRVEVELGSPADEVVAAKQFTEWINDNRIRLYLATPAPCTESAEMDWVKNQNNRPDDLSWNIMIEGEMVGNIGLHRIDRTHRRAELGIMIGDKKRWGKGLAQALEAVILDYAFSNIVAGGLNKVAAEVLDGNEPSRAAIKKCGFRDVAVRREHFWFFGRWYDAWEGEILASEWSKNRAKVMKAVGIKYLDLYCGCASEGFTPEKFD, encoded by the coding sequence ATGTACGGTCCGAAAATCAAATTCGCGTACGATCGAGGGGAAAAGAGCGGGGGAAGAGTTGAGGTCGAGCTTGGCTCGCCGGCTGACGAGGTCGTTGCTGCCAAACAATTCACTGAGTGGATCAACGACAATCGGATTCGCCTATACCTGGCGACTCCGGCGCCGTGCACGGAAAGTGCTGAGATGGATTGGGTGAAGAACCAAAACAACCGGCCAGACGACCTGTCGTGGAATATCATGATTGAAGGCGAGATGGTCGGCAATATCGGTTTGCATCGTATTGACCGAACGCATCGCCGTGCCGAACTCGGTATTATGATCGGCGACAAGAAACGCTGGGGGAAGGGATTAGCCCAGGCGTTGGAGGCGGTAATTCTCGACTACGCCTTTTCAAACATTGTCGCCGGAGGCCTGAATAAGGTCGCAGCCGAGGTCCTTGACGGCAACGAACCGAGCCGTGCAGCAATCAAGAAATGCGGCTTCCGCGATGTAGCAGTGCGCCGAGAGCATTTCTGGTTCTTCGGTCGATGGTACGATGCCTGGGAAGGCGAGATCTTGGCCTCCGAGTGGTCAAAAAATCGCGCCAAGGTGATGAAAGCCGTGGGGATCAAGTATCTTGACCTCTACTGCGGCTGCGCTTCAGAAGGCTTCACGCCCGAGAAATTCGACTAG
- a CDS encoding valine--tRNA ligase — MSKEFAKTWDSKKFEEDLYQNWEKSGYFKPELNMPENPKYDRALEGKPFVIPIPPPNVTGKLHIGHSLFITIQDVMIRFHRMLGEPTLWIPGTDHAGIATQTVVDKALQKKGIKRHEIGREKFVEEVWKWKEEYGGIITSQLKRMGASCDWSRERFTLDEGLSKAVKEAFVHLYEKGLIYRGEYIVNWCPKCGTAIADDEMEHEEQTAKLYYFKYDKNFPITIATTRPETKLGDTAVAVNPTDKRYEQYIGKEFDVDIDGVKRKIKIVADRSIDMKFGTGAVGITPAHSAIDWKIGEVNDLPIVKVIDERAKMTAEAGKYEGMKVLEAREKLVEYLKGETLLEKEEPITNNLSVCYRCNTAIEPIPSLQWFVSMRPLAEKAKAAVTSGAIKIIPKRFEKNYNQWMDNIRDWCISRQLWWGHRIPVWYRKQENLKPQTSNLKPEDIYVGKEPPADIESWIQDEDVLDTWFSSALWPFSSLGWPEKTKDLQYFYPATVLETGYDILFFWVARMVMMGLELTDSIPFENIYLHGLVRDEKNRKMSKSLGNALDPLDMIDKYGTDAVRMGLVVGTTPGLDIPVGEHKLKNYRNFSNKIWNASRFVSLRVSEGDLASGEIGDEKIENLNIDQSILTDADKKILEAHEEIKKRVTKDLKEFKFSGAGEGLYEYFWHNFCDIYIEAAKGQLQTEEPKNRRTEEHSENTKKILLKVLSESLQMLHPFVPYVTEAVWQELREIYPKLSESIMISKWPM; from the coding sequence ATGTCAAAAGAATTCGCCAAAACCTGGGACTCGAAGAAGTTTGAAGAGGATTTATACCAAAACTGGGAAAAATCCGGCTATTTCAAGCCTGAATTGAACATGCCCGAAAATCCAAAATATGATCGGGCGCTCGAAGGCAAACCATTCGTCATCCCAATTCCGCCGCCGAATGTCACCGGCAAGCTTCACATCGGCCATTCGTTATTCATCACAATTCAGGATGTCATGATCCGCTTCCATCGCATGCTTGGCGAGCCCACGCTTTGGATCCCCGGCACCGATCACGCCGGTATCGCTACGCAGACGGTCGTGGACAAAGCCTTACAAAAAAAGGGAATTAAGCGCCACGAAATTGGCCGTGAGAAATTTGTCGAAGAAGTTTGGAAGTGGAAAGAAGAATACGGCGGTATTATCACCTCACAACTCAAACGAATGGGTGCTTCCTGCGACTGGTCGCGCGAGCGTTTTACCCTCGACGAAGGTTTATCCAAAGCTGTGAAAGAGGCATTTGTCCACCTATACGAGAAGGGATTGATCTACCGCGGCGAATATATCGTCAATTGGTGCCCGAAATGCGGCACGGCGATCGCGGATGACGAGATGGAGCACGAAGAACAAACCGCAAAATTGTACTATTTCAAATACGACAAAAACTTTCCGATCACCATAGCAACTACCCGGCCAGAAACCAAACTTGGAGATACGGCTGTGGCGGTCAATCCAACCGACAAGCGTTATGAGCAGTACATTGGCAAAGAATTCGATGTTGATATCGATGGCGTTAAGCGCAAGATCAAAATTGTTGCCGATCGCTCTATTGATATGAAATTCGGTACCGGCGCAGTCGGAATTACGCCTGCACACTCGGCTATCGACTGGAAAATCGGTGAAGTTAATGATCTTCCGATTGTCAAAGTCATCGACGAACGAGCAAAAATGACCGCCGAGGCCGGCAAATACGAGGGAATGAAGGTGCTCGAAGCCCGAGAAAAACTAGTTGAATATCTGAAAGGCGAAACACTCCTGGAAAAAGAGGAGCCGATCACAAATAATTTGAGCGTCTGCTACCGCTGCAACACGGCTATAGAGCCGATTCCGTCTCTACAGTGGTTTGTGAGTATGCGCCCACTGGCAGAAAAAGCTAAAGCGGCCGTAACCTCCGGCGCTATCAAAATTATCCCGAAAAGATTTGAGAAGAATTACAATCAGTGGATGGACAATATCCGCGACTGGTGCATCTCCCGCCAGCTTTGGTGGGGACACAGAATCCCGGTTTGGTATCGCAAACAGGAAAATCTCAAACCTCAAACCTCAAATCTCAAACCCGAAGACATCTATGTCGGAAAAGAACCGCCAGCTGATATTGAGAGTTGGATTCAAGACGAAGATGTGCTCGATACCTGGTTTTCCTCGGCGCTTTGGCCGTTTTCTTCACTTGGTTGGCCAGAGAAAACCAAAGATCTGCAGTATTTCTATCCGGCAACCGTTCTCGAAACCGGATATGACATTCTCTTTTTCTGGGTCGCCCGAATGGTAATGATGGGACTTGAGCTTACTGATTCGATTCCATTTGAGAATATTTACCTCCACGGCTTGGTTCGCGATGAGAAAAATAGAAAGATGTCCAAGTCTCTCGGCAATGCGCTCGATCCGCTCGATATGATCGATAAATACGGCACAGATGCTGTCCGGATGGGTCTTGTGGTCGGCACTACCCCCGGGCTTGATATTCCTGTGGGTGAGCACAAGCTTAAGAATTATCGCAATTTCTCGAACAAAATCTGGAATGCCTCGCGCTTCGTTTCTCTTCGAGTTTCCGAAGGTGATCTGGCCTCGGGAGAAATTGGAGATGAGAAAATCGAGAACTTAAATATCGACCAATCAATTTTAACCGACGCCGACAAAAAAATTCTCGAAGCACACGAGGAAATCAAAAAGCGCGTGACAAAAGACCTCAAGGAGTTCAAATTCTCTGGCGCCGGCGAAGGGCTATATGAGTATTTCTGGCACAATTTCTGCGATATCTACATAGAAGCTGCTAAAGGGCAGCTCCAAACTGAAGAACCGAAGAACCGAAGAACCGAAGAACATTCAGAAAACACAAAAAAAATCCTGCTCAAAGTTCTGTCTGAATCTTTACAGATGCTGCATCCGTTCGTTCCTTATGTCACCGAAGCTGTCTGGCAGGAACTACGCGAAATTTATCCAAAACTTTCCGAATCGATCATGATCTCCAAGTGGCCTATGTAA
- a CDS encoding type II toxin-antitoxin system prevent-host-death family antitoxin, producing MLQVDIEKIIPVTEARDMFNKIVDEVEGTDNMYVLTKNGKPSAVLVGVNHLEKLTGTEGAKVMAKISDMASDSPESTQPVEPFVGTDSTPMPEVQEPVPAAPAETIPAPEAPLPQESVPATPTSSVPEPAPVEPAPVISDSNNTAAPLNTGAEENAVLPNLPPAEQPAIPEVSMPEPTPPVASDTPNDDATNTFIPPNTPAN from the coding sequence ATGTTGCAAGTTGATATTGAAAAAATAATTCCCGTTACCGAAGCGCGAGATATGTTTAATAAGATTGTTGATGAAGTTGAGGGTACTGACAATATGTATGTTCTCACCAAAAACGGCAAACCATCTGCTGTTCTTGTCGGCGTAAATCATTTGGAAAAACTTACAGGGACCGAAGGTGCTAAAGTTATGGCAAAAATTTCTGATATGGCTTCTGATAGCCCTGAAAGCACACAACCAGTAGAGCCGTTTGTGGGAACCGATTCAACTCCTATGCCAGAGGTTCAGGAGCCGGTTCCGGCCGCTCCTGCTGAAACCATTCCGGCCCCCGAAGCACCCCTGCCGCAGGAATCTGTGCCGGCCACACCCACTTCCTCCGTGCCTGAACCGGCCCCAGTGGAACCTGCTCCGGTAATTTCAGATAGCAACAATACTGCGGCTCCTCTAAATACAGGTGCTGAGGAGAATGCCGTTCTGCCCAATCTTCCCCCCGCTGAACAACCGGCTATACCGGAAGTAAGTATGCCAGAACCAACTCCGCCAGTTGCTTCTGATACGCCAAACGACGACGCTACAAACACATTTATTCCGCCAAATACCCCGGCAAATTAG